One window from the genome of Magnolia sinica isolate HGM2019 chromosome 4, MsV1, whole genome shotgun sequence encodes:
- the LOC131243200 gene encoding E3 ubiquitin-protein ligase SGR9, amyloplastic-like: MEEEKWGEAVMGTLVSLDVRQFSHLTNSLASDSLHKQRRLCYLLKSPHHFTQTVRYIESLSFHQKALLLARLLLRSLVQITLVPSSSNTDATKNQNVDSGSRDLDAALLLFALCEASDLDSTDWHTSLTDHFLKNVLSLAGLGVSGWAILGPCVDTAVKCRQFLEAVTGQNKSAGSVTWVEEYDGNGTSKECVICWEELESEKRDGCKLPCEHVFHWFCILPWLRKANTCPCCRFELLTTATGDDVFCEIERLWRIVIARSRRNWQSGYHD, translated from the coding sequence atgGAGGAAGAGAAATGGGGTGAAGCCGTTATGGGTACGCTGGTTAGCCTCGACGTCCGCCAATTCTCCCATCTGACAAACTCTTTAGCGTCAGACTCTCTGCACAAGCAACGACGCCTTTGCTACCTCCTCAAATCACCCCACCATTTCACCCAAACTGTCCGCTACATCGAGAGCCTCTCCTTCCACCAAAAAGCATTGCTCCTTGCTCGCTTGCTCCTAAGGTCACTGGTTCAAATCACACTCGTTCCTTCCTCTTCAAACACAGATGCTACAAAGAATCAGAACGTGGACAGTGGATCACGCGACTTGGACGCTGCCTTATTACTCTTCGCCTTATGTGAGGCGTCCGATTTAGATTCCACGGATTGGCACACGAGCCTCACTGATCATTTTCTAAAGAATGTGCTGAGCTTAGCTGGGTTAGGAGTTTCCGGGTGGGCCATTTTGGGTCCATGCGTAGACACTGCCGTCAAATGCCGGCAGTTTCTTGAAGCGGTTACTGGACAGAATAAGTCAGCGGGATCGGTAACTTGGGTTGAAGAGTATGATGGAAATGGTACTTCCAAGGAGTGTGTGATTTGCTGGGAAGAGCTGGAAAGTGagaagagggatgggtgtaaatTGCCATGTGAGCATGTATTCCATTGGTTTTGTATATTGCCTTGGCTTAGAAAGGCAAACACATGCCCATGTTGTAGGTTTGAGCTGCTGACAACTGCTACCGGCGACGATGTTTTCTGTGAGATAGAGAGGCTTTGGAGGATTGTGATTGCAAGGAGCAGACGGAATTGGCAAAGCGGTTATCATGATTGA